One segment of Panicum virgatum strain AP13 chromosome 3K, P.virgatum_v5, whole genome shotgun sequence DNA contains the following:
- the LOC120700699 gene encoding GDSL esterase/lipase At5g45910-like has product QHSRSFQRPVSAEELGLPFLPASLSNSSHIAQGVNFAVNGATAIDVGFFERNRLVQFKLLNNSLDVQLGWFEKLRPSLCNTNKGSPGCFSRSLFVVGEFGVNDYNFMWTANKSQHEVRSHVPKVVKTIASAVERLIGDGAAHIVVPGNPPTGCLPAILTLRQSPAAADYDRAGCLRGVNDVARHHNALLRAAVGGLRLRHPHARIVFADFYRPVYRILENPGRFGFVVGDVLKACCGAGGGAYNWNGSAVCGMPGVAACGDPAAHVSWDGAHFTEAVSRYVAKGWLHGPYADPPILSAVPR; this is encoded by the exons CAACACTCTCGTTCATTCCAACGGCCGGTTTCAGCCGAGGAGCTTGGCCTCCCGTTCCTCCCGGCTTCCCTGTCGAACAGCTCCCACATCGCGCAAGGGGTGAACTTCGCCGTCAATGGCGCCACGGCGATCGACGTCGGCTTCTTCGAGAGGAACAGGCTGGTGCAGTTTAAGCTTCTGAACAATTCACTGGATGTGCAGCTGGGTTGGTTCGAGAAGCTAAGGCCGTCTCTTTGCAACACCAACAAAG GGTCCCCGGGCTGTTTCAGCAGATCACTCTTCGTCGTCGGGGAGTTTGGCGTCAACGACTACAACTTCATGTGGACGGCCAACAAGAGCCAGCACGAAGTGCGATCGCACGTGCCGAAAGTCGTGAAGACCATTGCCTCCGCCGTGGAG AGGCTcatcggcgacggcgcggcgcacATCGTGGTGCCGGGGAACCCGCCGACGGGGTGCCTGCCGGCCATCCTCACCCTCCGGcagagccccgccgcggccgactACGACCGCGCCGGCTGCCTCCGCGGCGTCAACGACGTGGCCAGGCACCACAACGCGCTGCTCCGCGCGGCCGTGGGCGGCCTCAGGCTCAGGCACCCGCACGCCAGGATCGTCTTCGCCGACTTCTACAGGCCGGTCTACAGGATCCTCGAGAACCCGGGCCGTTTCG GCTtcgtcgtcggcgacgtccTGAAGGCGtgctgcggcgccggcggcggcgcctacaACTGGAACGGCAGCGCGGTGTGCGGCATGCCCGGGGTGGCGGCGTGCGGGGACCCGGCGGCGCACGTGAGCTGGGACGGGGCGCACTTCACGGAGGCCGTGAGCCGCTACGTCGCCAAGGGGTGGCTCCACGGGCCCTACGCTGATCCGCCGATACTGAGCGCTGTCCCGCGCTAG
- the LOC120698200 gene encoding protein RNA-directed DNA methylation 3-like, giving the protein MAVKGKGKQVAAESPGPGAGASGSGGKRRKGSGDAGAGPSSSSAAKRRRRVGVLQFVDDAAGVDDDYEEEDVLESEEEASDHDDGFSTGGEHVQNLSHIRTERSHPLPLQVKEEELSGDELEEFIMNRYSNGVKYAADRSYSREDDDIFPMDGALKEPTIWRVKCMVGRERQMAFCFMQKFVDLQKIGTKVPIITAFALDHVRGFVFVEAEKACDVTEACKGFCSVYSSRITSVPAAEVPSLLSSRTKPFEISRGTWVRMKNGNYKGDLAQVVSVDNGRKRVLIKIIPRVDLHAISKKYGGAISLKEAAVPAPRLISSQELELFRPHIEMKRDRPTGEVFEVLDGLMFKDGFLYKRVSLSSLIYWGIQPTETELLKFSSSPINRTSADDLDWVSSIYGPKKRNIPAERDIKSPSSSKMKSSKTSKASTSTENFDDNDEFNLHDLVLFGRKDFGVIVAIEKDGFRILKGGPEGSAVTVKKNDIKKSCVDKMFTAVDRQKKIVAINDTVNVLEGPFQGKQGVVKHLYMGILFIYNESESENCGFFCAQCGSCENVKKQKDLGGSTTENLDNPIPMFAELSYEQNEHRAPERPFRSTREQLFSIGQMLRIKKGPLKGYLCRVVRIFRNDVTVKLDSLLKIVTVQAEFLSVPANRGDNLSGAPDGNFGNQDTSFFGSEAEKTSWDNGWPSFGSDSWQPFSSSTLPVQNAGGESENDPWSKKSSAEGESDPWGNKVAPSADGDSDPWGNKVAPSADGASDPWGKKVVAPADGDSDPWGNKVAPSADGDSDPWGNKVAPSADGDSDPWGKKVVAPAHGDSDAWGKKTTSSAVGVWNTGAAQKESSSDNVWGKQAGVGGSDAAGSSWDGTAVHKESEKSDNWGEACRVVDMVSGADADPWGSKVKAVDTEGTDSWEKATPPDNKLEGVSQGWGRPLGKSNEDRGKDNISKYAGNNGAWDTPLPVTDDGTWGAGGWDTKSANWNKSSAVGEAQEEGWGKGKGASDQVGSGDWDKPKSFGNDGSSRWNKGEETRADDQNNNWSKPGNFGGGRGFGRGRGRGRDQESGVFDGRNDQGSWKSSWGGENAGRTSWRSDSKVDNEVGDSGGYRVRGRGGRGQYGGRGRGRDNGWRNGDRSDSGFGKENDSADGQNWGNRGSWAGGDNWNATNPPSNQPWSSSGGTKSFGENKPSTWNSSKDSKPSVGEQDDPWSSKVASIEGKEHQNDTWASKMTSGAEDNTGGWNTRAKDSCTDGGEERRNDPWANKTVTIKDKEHETDPWTSKVPSSAGSDDNNSSWNTMAKDTPSELKADDPWSSKGGNDNIKKTDSWGAGSSGGNQESSWSKPNFSLGDQAWSKPRFGDDNGGSSRGGFGRGYRGRGRGRNFGDGGSSWNGGNNESGGERSEEPWSRRDFDGGRGRGRGRFGQGDRSQGSSNFGSGDGGSWVSGRGNGDRGGYKNWNSNNEQRPFGQGRGWSSDWSGSKGSGEGGQAFVKSKPSWGAQNTSGGDDQAGKSGANNSWSQNRSSPSILGQPSSDANKSSTWGATSGGAGGGGSWGKSNEDSWNSSGGAAEKSSWGGGSEAPPKKDDDRSWGQGGEGSGSQGGGGGSSWDKAAGDAWNGNKGGSTGSGGW; this is encoded by the exons ATGGCGGTGAAGGGGAAGGGCAAGCAGGTGGCCGCCGAATCCCCTGGCCCTGGAGCCGGCGCATCCGGGTCCGGCGGGAAGCGGCGGAAGGGCTCCGGCGACGCGGGGGCGGGGCCCTCGTCGTCCTCTGCggcgaagcgccgccgccgcgtcggagtTCTCCAGTTCGTGGACGACGCGGCCGGCGTCGACGACGACTACGAGGAGGAAGATGTGCTCGAGTCCGAGGAAGAGGCCTCCGACCACGATGACG GTTTCTCTACTGGCGGGGAACATGTACAAAATCTCAGTCACATAAGAACTGAAAGGTCACACCCTCTTCCTTTACAAGTAAAGGAAGAGGAGCTTAGTGGCGATGAACTTGAGGAATTCATCATGAATCGATACAGTAATGGTGTGAAATATGCTGCTGATCGTAGCTATTCTAGGGAAGATGATGACATTTTCCCCATGGATGGTGCACTCAAAGAGCCTACTATTTGGAGGGTTAAATGCATG GTTGGGCGTGAGCGCCAAATGGCTTTCTGcttcatgcaaaagtttgttgaTCTGCAAAAAATTGGTACCAAAGTGCCAATTATCACAGCATTTGCACTTGATCATGTAAGAGGGTTTGTTTTTGTTGAAGCGGAGAAGGCCTGTGATGTTACAGAG GCATGCAAAGGGTTTTGTAGCGTGTATTCTAGCAGAATTACTTCTGTTCCTGCAGCTGAAGTTCCTAGCTTGTTATCCAGCCGTACAAAACCATTTGAAATCTCCCGTGGTACATGGGTCCGCATGAAGAATGGTAACTATAAAGGTGATCTAGCACAG GTTGTTAGCGTGGATAATGGACGGAAAAGAGTGCTGATAAAAATCATACCCAGAGTCGACCTCCATGCTATTTCGAAAAAATAT GGTGGTGCAATTTCGTTAAAAGAAGCAGCAGTTCCTGCTCCACGATTAATCAGCTCTCAAGAGCTAGA GTTATTCAGGCCTCATATTGAAATGAAGCGTGATCGTCCGACTGGCGAAGTTTTTGAAGTACTTGATGGTTTGATGTTCAAAGATGGTTTTCTATATAAAAGGGTTTCACTAAGTTCATTGATTTACTGGGGTATACAACCAACAGAGACTGAACTTCTGAAATTCTCCTCTAGTCCAATCAATAGAACTTCTGCTGATGACTTGGATTGGGTCTCCAGCATCTATGGTCCTAAGAAAAGGAACATTCCCGCAGAACGAGATATTAAGTCACCATCATCTTCTAAAATGAAATCTTCCAAAACATCAAAAGCTTCAACTTCTACGGAAAAttttgatgataatgatgaattCAACCTCCATGATCTTGTACTCTTTGG GCGAAAAGATTTTGGTGTGATCGTTGCTATTGAGAAAGATGGTTTTAGG ATATTAAAGGGTGGTCCTGAAGGATCTGCAGTGACAGTAAAAAAGAACGACATTAAGAAAAGCTGTGTAGACAAAATGTTTACAGCTGTTGATCGTCAGAAGAAGATAGTAGCTATTAATGACACTGTTAACGTTCTGGAAGGCCCATTTCAG GGTAAGCAAGGTGTTGTTAAACACTTGTACATGGGCATACTGTTCATTTATAATGAAAGTGAAAGCGAGAATTGTGGTTTTTTCTGTGCTCAATGCGGGTCATGTGAGAATGTGAAGAAACAGAAGGATCTGGGAGGCTCTACTACTGAAAACTTG GACAATCCAATTCCCATGTTTGCTGAGCTTTCTTATGAGCAAAATGAGCATCGGGCCC CTGAGAGGCCTTTCAGGAGCACCAGAGAACAACTTTTCTCTATCGGACAGATGCTGCGCATTAAAAAGGGTCCTTTGAAGGGCTATCTCTGTCGAGTGGTTCGGATATTTCGGAATGATGTGACTGTTAAGCTAGATTCTCTACTGAAGATTGTTACAG TACAAGCTGAGTTTCTGTCAGTTCCAGCTAATAGGGG GGATAACTTGTCTGGTGCTCCAGATGGCAATTTTGGAAATCAAGATACATCTTTCTTTG GTTCGGAAGCAGAGAAAACTTCATGGGACAATGGTTGGCCATCTTTTGGCAG TGACTCATGGCAACCCTTTTCAAGTTCCACCTTACCAGTCCAGAATGCAG GTGGAGAATCAGAAAATGATCCATGGAGTAAGAAAAGTTCTGCTGAAGGTGAATCTGATCCATGGGGTAATAAAGTGGCACCTTCTGCTGATGGTGATTCTGATCCATGGGGTAATAAAGTGGCACCTTCTGCTGATGGGGCTTCTGATCCATGGGGTAAGAAAGTGGTGGCTCCTGCTGATGGGGATTCTGATCCATGGGGTAATAAAGTGGCACCTTCTGCTGATGGTGATTCTGATCCATGGGGTAATAAAGTGGCACCTTCTGCTGATGGGGATTCTGATCCATGGGGTAAGAAAGTGGTGGCTCCTGCTCATGGTGATTCTGATGCATGGGGTAAGAAAACAACATCTTCAGCTGTTGGAGTATGGAACACTGGTGCCGCTCAGAAGGAAAGTTCCAGTGACAATGTGTGGGGTAAACAAGCTGGGGTTGGTGGATCTGATGCTGCTGGCAGCTCTTGGGATGGAACGGCAGTCCATAAGGAGAGTGAAAAGAGTGACAACTGGGGAGAGGCTTGCAGGGTTGTGGACATGGTTTCTGGAGCTGATGCAGACCCTTGGGGAAGCAAGGTTAAAGCAGTAGATACAGAAGGAACAGATAGCTGGGAAAAGGCTACACCCCCAGACAATAAGTTGGAGGGCGTCAGTCAAGGATGGGGCCGACCATTGGGCAAGTCAAATGAAGACCGGGGAAAAGATAATATTTCCAAATATGCGGGCAACAACGGGGCATGGGATACTCCTTTGCCTGTCACTGATGATGGTACCTGGGGCGCGGGAGGTTGGGATACTAAGTCTGCTAACTGGAATAAATCATCTGCAGTTGGTGAAGCACAGGAGGAAGGTTGGGGCAAAGGAAAAGGAGCTTCCGACCAAGTTGGTAGTGGTGATTGGGATAAACCGAAATCTTTTGGCAATGATGGTTCATCAAGGTGGAACAAGGGAGAGGAAACTAGGGCAGATGATCAGAATAACAACTGGAGCAAGCCTGGAAACTTCGGCGGTGGACGTGGATTTGGGCGAGGACGGGGTAGAGGTAGGGATCAGGAATCTGGAGTCTTCGATGGCAGAAATGATCAAGGAAGTTGGAAGAGCTCATGGGGTGGTGAGAATGCTGGAAGGACCTCTTGGAGGTCTGATAGCAAGGTAGACAATGAAGTTGGAGATTCTGGTGGATACAGGGTAAGgggaagaggagggaggggacAATATGGAGGGCGAGGGAGGGGAAGAGACAATGGTTGGAGAAATGGTGATAGAAGCGATTCTGGGTTTGGAAAGGAAAATGACAGTGCTGATGGACAAAATTGGGGAAATAGAGGTTCTTGGGCTGGTGGAGATAATTGGAATGCCACGAATCCACCAAGTAACCAGCCCTGGAGTAGCAGTGGGGGCACAAAGTCATTTGGTGAAAATAAACCTTCCACTTGGAATAGTTCGAAGGATAGCAAACCATCTGTAG gtgaacaaGATGATCCTTGGTCAAGCAAGGTGGCTTCTATTGAAG GCAAAGAACACCAGAATGATACTTGGGCTAGCAAGATGACTTCTGGTGCTGAGGATAACACTGGTGGCTGGAACACCAGGGCAAAAGACTCCTGCACTGATGGGG GTGAAGAAAGACGAAATGATCCTTGGGCAAACAAGACTGTTACAATTAAAG ATAAAGAACATGAAACCGATCCTTGGACAAGCAAGGTGCCTTCTAGTGCGGGTTCTGATGACAACAATTCTAGCTGGAACACTATGGCAAAGGACACTCCATCTGAGTTAAAGGCTGACGATCCCTGGAGTAGTAAGGGGGGTAATGATAACATCAAGAAAACTGATAGCTGGGGTGCTGGCTCCTCAGGTGGGAATCAGGAGTCTTCTTGGAGCAAACCAAATTTCTCTTTAGGAGACCAGGCGTGGAGCAAACCAAGGTTTGGTGATGATAATGGTGGAAGCAGTAGAGGTGGATTTGGACGTGGATATCGAggcagagggagaggaaggaatTTTGGGGATGGTGGTTCCTCATGGAATGGAGGCAACAATGAATCAGGTGGTGAAAGGTCTGAAGAGCCATGGAGCAGGAGGGATTTTGATGGTGGTAGAGGAAGAGGCCGAGGTCGCTTTGGGCAAGGCGACCGTAGCCAAGGTAGCAGCAACTTTGGGTCTGGAGATGGGGGCAGTTGGGTGTCTGGCAGGGGAAATGGTGACCGTGGTGGTTACAAAAACTGGAACAGTAACAATGAGCAAAGGCCCTTCGGTCAAGGCCGTGGCTGGTCATCCGACTGGAGTGGCAGCAAAGGAAGTGGTGAAGGAGGTCAAGCATTTGTGAAAAGCAAGCCCAGCTGGGGAGCACAAAATACGTCTGGTGGAGATGATCAGGCAGGAAAGAGTGGTGCAAACAACTCCTGGAGTCAGAACAGATCATCTCCCTCTATCCTGGGTCAGCCAAGCAGTGATGCTAACAAGTCTAGCACATGGGGTGCTACTAGTGGTGGAGCTGGAGGCGGAGGTTCCTGGGGAAAGAGCAATGAAGATAGCTGGAATTCCTCAGGAGGAGCCGCAGAGAAGTCTTCATGGGGAGGTGGGTCAGAGGCTCCTCCCAAGAAAGATGATGATCGCTCGTGGGGGCAAGGCGGCGAGGGGAGCGGCAGccaaggaggaggtggcggcagtTCCTGGGACAAAGCGGCGGGTGATGCGTGGAACGGCAACAAGGGCGGATCCACCGGCAGTGGCGGATGGTAA
- the LOC120698201 gene encoding protein SULFUR DEFICIENCY-INDUCED 1-like, producing the protein MGSSKRRGGGGGVGGEKKDLFHVVHKVPAGDSPYVRAKHLQLVEKQPDLAIVWFWKAINSGDRVDSALKDMAVVMKQQDRSEEAIEAIRSFRHLCSKQAQESLDNLLIDLYKKCGKVEEQIELLKQKLKMIYLGEAFNGKATKKARSHGKKFQVSIQQETSRILGNLGWAYMQQNNYEAAELVYRKAQTIEPDANRACNLGLCLIKLGRHGEARQTLEDVLLHRIYGSDDEKVVARAEQLLHELNLFNCVSSPFDVGQSVHEEIMERLDLVMNEWTPFRSRRLPVFEEIATFRDQIAC; encoded by the exons ATGGGTTCTTCCAAGAGGagaggtggtggcggtggtgttgGCGGGGAGAAGAAGGATCTCTTCCATGTCGTCCACAAGGTGCCCGCCGGCGACAGCCCGTACGTCAGAGCCAAGCACCTCCAG CTTGTGGAGAAGCAGCCAGATTTGGCGATCGTGTGGTTCTGGAAGGCCATCAACTCTGGCGACAGGGTGGACAGTGCCCTGAAGGACATGGCTGTGGTGATGAAGCAGCAGGATCGCTCCGAGGAGGCGATCGAGGCCATCAGATCCTTCAGGCATCTCTGCTCCAAGCAGGCTCAAGAGTCCCTTGACAACCTTCTCATAGATCTGTATAAG AAGTGCGGAAAAGTTGAGGAACAAATTGAGCTACTGAAACAGAAACTGAAGATGATATACCTCGGTGAGGCCTTCAACGGGAAGGCGACTAAGAAAGCACGATCCCATGGCAAGAAGTTCCAGGTCTCAATCCAACAGGAGACATCTCGTATTCTG GGCAACCTTGGCTGGGCTTACATGCAGCAGAACAACTATGAAGCCGCTGAATTGGTGTACCGCAAGGCACAAACTATTGAGCCTGATGCCAACAGGGCGTGCAACCTTGGGCTGTGTCTGATTAAGCTGGGCAGGCATGGGGAGGCAAGACAAACACTCGAGGACGTTCTGCTACACAGAATCTATGGTTCGGATGATGAAAAGGTGGTTGCCCGTGCGGAGCAGCTTCTGCACGAGCTCAACCTATTCAACTGTGTTTCCTCGCCATTTGATGTTGGCCAAAGCGTCCATGAAGAGATCATGGAGAGACTAGACCTTGTGATGAACGAATGGACACCGTTCAGGTCAAGGAGGCTGCCTGTATTTGAGGAGATCGCCACTTTCAGGGACCAAATAGCTTGTTGA